From a single Nostoc sp. MS1 genomic region:
- the pseC gene encoding UDP-4-amino-4,6-dideoxy-N-acetyl-beta-L-altrosamine transaminase, which yields MSHYIPYGRQDIIQADIDAVVEVLRSEWITQGPSIERFEQAVAQYCGTKYAVAVSSATAALHIACLALNLGQGDILWTSPNTFVASANCSLYCGAKIDFVDIDPNTYNLSVDELERKLAKAQRDGCLPKVLVPVHFAGQSCEMERIAALSHQYGFRIIEDGSHAIGGKYKGLPIGNCKFSDITVFSFHPVKIITTGEGGMVLTNQEELYQKLIRLRSHGITRDANLIQGQSHGSWYYQQIELGFNYRVTDIQAALGASQLQRLDEFVERRCFIAQRYNQLLHDLPIILPWQHLDTESSWHLYVIRLKLEDINKNHRQVFEELRQAGIGVNLHYIPVHTQPYYQQLGFQWGDFPEAEKYYQAAISIPIYYGLTNKEQEQVVTLLKHIILCR from the coding sequence ATGAGTCACTATATTCCTTACGGACGGCAAGATATAATTCAAGCAGATATTGATGCTGTAGTTGAAGTTTTACGCTCAGAGTGGATTACTCAAGGCCCTAGTATAGAAAGATTTGAGCAAGCAGTTGCCCAATATTGTGGAACTAAATATGCTGTTGCTGTTTCCAGTGCCACAGCAGCATTACACATAGCTTGTTTAGCACTTAATTTAGGGCAAGGGGATATTCTTTGGACATCTCCTAACACCTTTGTCGCCTCAGCAAATTGTAGTCTTTATTGTGGTGCAAAGATTGATTTTGTTGACATTGATCCAAATACATACAATTTGAGTGTAGATGAATTAGAGCGTAAGTTAGCTAAAGCTCAACGAGATGGATGTTTACCTAAAGTTTTAGTACCTGTACATTTTGCCGGACAATCTTGTGAGATGGAGCGAATAGCCGCTTTATCACATCAGTATGGTTTCCGAATTATTGAAGATGGTTCTCACGCAATAGGCGGAAAATACAAGGGTCTACCCATTGGCAACTGTAAATTTTCGGATATAACAGTATTTAGCTTTCATCCAGTAAAAATCATTACGACTGGTGAAGGTGGCATGGTGTTAACAAATCAGGAGGAATTGTATCAAAAATTGATTAGATTGCGGAGTCATGGAATTACGCGCGATGCCAATTTAATACAGGGGCAATCTCATGGTTCTTGGTACTATCAACAAATCGAATTAGGGTTTAATTATCGAGTAACTGATATTCAAGCTGCATTAGGTGCTAGTCAACTACAACGACTAGATGAGTTTGTAGAACGCAGATGTTTTATAGCTCAAAGATATAATCAACTATTGCATGATTTACCTATTATTTTACCCTGGCAACATCTAGATACTGAATCTAGTTGGCATTTATATGTAATTAGGCTCAAGCTGGAAGATATTAATAAAAATCACCGTCAAGTATTTGAAGAATTGCGTCAGGCTGGTATTGGGGTGAATTTGCATTATATTCCCGTTCACACACAGCCTTACTATCAACAACTAGGGTTTCAATGGGGGGACTTTCCAGAGGCAGAAAAATACTATCAAGCAGCTATAAGCATACCGATATATTACGGTTTAACGAATAAAGAACAAGAACAAGTAGTAACCTTACTCAAACACATAATATTATGCAGGTAG
- a CDS encoding phytanoyl-CoA dioxygenase family protein, whose translation MQVDDKTLNEIQEAIEPDAMTLALMLSTSELANYSDETDLNKAIEIFIDGYNIFTETGVTPGEAHMAFRWLFYATDGYFNDFVSEIINQFNPPHKLAKIDGVLGELQQHKINYIVEQIHNDGFYVFKNKLSNAVCDRLINFALTTQSIPYNPPFTHQKTVYNRQNLLAPTYHFDELDLINDPEIQNLLTDTSILAIAQSYLGCKPIQDLVAMWWSTTFEKQANSAAAQLYHCDMDRIKFIKFFVYLTDVTPENGPHCYVKGSCQSKPPELLKDGRIADAEIYQYYRQEDIVEITGSCGTIIAADTRGFHKGKPLNSGERLVLQLEFSNSLFGGAYNSVTLEKVKENTSFTNYIDQFKHTYSRFI comes from the coding sequence ATGCAGGTAGATGATAAAACTTTAAACGAAATTCAAGAAGCGATAGAACCAGATGCTATGACATTAGCTTTAATGTTATCTACATCTGAATTAGCTAATTATAGTGATGAAACAGACTTGAACAAAGCAATAGAAATATTTATAGATGGCTATAATATTTTTACAGAAACAGGGGTTACTCCCGGCGAAGCTCACATGGCTTTTAGATGGTTATTTTATGCAACAGATGGCTATTTTAATGATTTTGTATCCGAAATAATTAATCAATTTAATCCTCCGCATAAATTAGCAAAAATTGATGGAGTATTAGGCGAATTACAGCAGCATAAAATAAATTATATAGTTGAGCAAATACATAATGATGGATTCTATGTATTTAAAAATAAATTATCGAATGCAGTGTGTGATAGATTAATAAATTTTGCGTTAACAACACAAAGCATACCATATAATCCGCCATTTACTCATCAAAAAACAGTTTATAATCGCCAAAATTTGTTAGCCCCTACTTATCATTTTGATGAGTTGGATTTAATTAACGATCCTGAGATTCAAAACTTACTAACAGATACTTCTATATTAGCGATCGCTCAATCATATCTTGGATGTAAACCAATTCAGGATTTAGTAGCAATGTGGTGGAGTACAACCTTTGAAAAGCAAGCTAATTCTGCGGCGGCTCAACTCTATCACTGTGATATGGATAGAATTAAATTTATTAAGTTTTTTGTTTATTTAACTGATGTTACTCCAGAAAATGGGCCTCATTGTTATGTTAAAGGTTCATGTCAAAGTAAACCACCTGAGCTACTCAAAGATGGGCGAATAGCAGATGCAGAAATTTATCAATATTATCGTCAAGAAGATATTGTAGAAATTACAGGCTCATGTGGGACAATCATTGCAGCTGATACGCGAGGCTTCCATAAAGGTAAACCATTAAACTCAGGTGAAAGACTGGTTTTACAACTTGAGTTTTCTAATAGTTTATTTGGTGGTGCTTATAATTCAGTTACTTTAGAAAAGGTTAAGGAAAATACCAGTTTCACTAATTATATAGATCAATTTAAACATACATATTCAAGATTTATTTAA